One genomic region from Fervidobacterium gondwanense DSM 13020 encodes:
- a CDS encoding alpha/beta fold hydrolase — protein sequence MANLLRTILISLLAFLITTDIATRNLHKQLSKEIRTVRIEGLTLSYRESGPVNGKTVVFLHGFGGSSYDWNFLMGELSKEYRCVALDIPPFGLSEKSVTFDYSDRNLVKVIISFIESLNINQFTLVGHSMGGYLSILTAINQPGRVERLILVDSAFSFRQSNENINVNSNVPSDEETFDRLTLLLNVGLKTYPVVKFVYRNFLGETKDLKNMEHFDYIFSQNYFLPAEVLVKFSKDKIAQEEIEIDLSNLNIPTLIIYGENDTITPPSIGKYLSEHIKKSKFILIPSEGHLPLWNEKVLLEIRRFLRESE from the coding sequence GTGGCTAATCTTCTTCGAACTATACTAATAAGCCTTTTGGCATTTCTCATCACAACTGACATAGCTACAAGAAATCTACATAAACAGCTTTCTAAGGAAATTAGGACAGTTCGAATTGAAGGACTGACTTTATCTTACAGAGAGAGCGGTCCTGTTAATGGGAAGACAGTAGTCTTTTTACATGGATTTGGTGGTTCATCATATGATTGGAACTTTTTAATGGGAGAACTATCCAAAGAATATCGGTGTGTCGCATTAGATATTCCACCGTTTGGTCTGTCAGAAAAAAGCGTAACCTTTGATTACTCAGATAGAAACTTGGTTAAAGTAATTATATCTTTCATAGAATCATTAAATATAAACCAATTCACTCTTGTTGGTCATTCTATGGGTGGTTATTTGTCAATACTAACGGCTATCAACCAGCCTGGTCGAGTCGAAAGACTTATCTTGGTGGATTCTGCATTTAGTTTTAGACAATCAAATGAAAATATAAACGTTAATTCGAATGTACCATCAGATGAAGAAACATTCGATAGGCTTACGCTATTGTTAAACGTAGGTTTGAAGACTTATCCTGTTGTGAAATTTGTGTACAGAAATTTCCTCGGTGAGACAAAGGATTTGAAAAATATGGAACACTTTGACTATATTTTCTCACAAAATTATTTCCTGCCTGCGGAAGTACTCGTTAAGTTCTCTAAGGACAAAATTGCACAAGAAGAGATAGAAATAGACTTAAGTAATTTGAACATTCCCACACTTATAATATATGGTGAAAACGACACCATCACACCACCAAGTATAGGGAAGTACTTGTCAGAACATATTAAAAAGTCAAAATTCATTCTGATACCAAGCGAGGGACATTTACCTCTCTGGAATGAAAAAGTTCTTCTGGAGATAAGAAGATTTCTTCGCGAAAGTGAATGA
- the ppdK gene encoding pyruvate, phosphate dikinase: MSKKWVYFFADGKAEGTAQMKELLGGKGANLAEMTNAGVPVPPGFTITTEVCKYYYDNNRTYPQDLAEQVNAAIKELEKVTGKGFGDPIKPLLVSVRSGAAISMPGMMDTILNLGLNDETVKGLVEMTNNERFAYDSYRRFLQMFGDTALGIPHSDFENALSEMKANKGVKLDTDLDAEDLKKLVEIYKEIYKKHGKEFPQDVNKQLWAAIEAVIWSWMSDRAIKYREIHGIKEGQLLGTAVNIVAMVFGNMGDDSGTGVCFTRDPNTGEKVHYGEFLPNAQGEDVVAGIRTPYPLEKMKEMIPHAYDELIEIMDRLEAYFKDMQDIEFTVERGKLYILQTRNAKRTSQAAIRIAVDMVHEGLIDKKTAVLRVQPSDIERVLHPKFDENERKNAKVIAKGLPASPGAATGKIYFDAHKAEKMAEAGEKVLLVRPETSPEDVGGMNAAEGILTARGGMTSHAAVVARGLGKPAVVGAESIYVDEEEGFLKVGDFVVKEGEWLSIDGTTGEVFLGKVTTVKPRGLEGPVAELLSWADEFRKLGVRANADVPRDAKVAREFGAEGIGLCRTEHMFFEKDRIPKVRRMIVARTVEEREAALAELLPLQKEDFKGLFREMKGYPVTIRLIDPPLHEFLPHEEEQMAEVAAQIGISVEELKKVVEQLHELNPMLGHRGVRLVITYPEIAVMQTKAIILAAIELKKEEGIDVVPEIMIPLVGHINELKYIKDVVIKTADELIKQHGVELKYLVGTMIEVPRAAVTADQIAQEADFFSFGTNDLTQMTFGFSRDDVGKFLPEYLAKGILEDDPFKHVDTQGVGQLVKMATEKGKEVKEKLKCGVCGEHGGDPKSIMFFATTKLDYVSASPYRIPVARLAAAQASIKYRS; the protein is encoded by the coding sequence ATGAGTAAAAAGTGGGTTTATTTCTTTGCCGACGGCAAAGCCGAAGGAACCGCTCAAATGAAAGAGTTGCTTGGCGGTAAGGGTGCAAACCTTGCTGAAATGACAAACGCCGGTGTTCCAGTACCTCCTGGCTTTACTATCACAACTGAGGTTTGTAAGTATTACTACGACAACAACAGAACTTATCCACAAGATTTAGCAGAACAAGTCAACGCAGCAATTAAAGAGTTGGAAAAAGTTACAGGAAAAGGTTTTGGGGATCCGATAAAACCTCTTCTTGTATCAGTCAGGTCCGGTGCTGCAATTTCCATGCCAGGAATGATGGACACAATCCTCAACCTCGGTCTTAACGACGAGACAGTTAAGGGTCTTGTTGAAATGACCAACAATGAAAGATTCGCATACGACTCATACAGAAGGTTCTTACAGATGTTTGGTGATACTGCACTTGGCATTCCTCACTCTGATTTCGAAAATGCACTCTCTGAAATGAAAGCTAACAAAGGTGTAAAGCTCGATACAGACCTCGATGCAGAAGACCTTAAGAAGCTTGTCGAAATTTACAAGGAAATTTACAAGAAACATGGAAAAGAATTCCCACAAGATGTAAATAAACAGCTATGGGCAGCTATTGAGGCTGTTATTTGGTCATGGATGAGCGACAGGGCAATTAAGTACAGAGAAATTCACGGAATCAAGGAAGGACAACTTCTCGGAACAGCTGTTAACATCGTTGCCATGGTATTCGGTAACATGGGTGACGACAGCGGTACTGGTGTCTGCTTCACGAGAGATCCAAACACTGGAGAAAAGGTACACTATGGAGAGTTCTTGCCAAATGCGCAAGGTGAAGACGTTGTCGCAGGTATAAGGACACCATATCCTCTCGAAAAGATGAAGGAAATGATCCCACACGCGTATGATGAACTTATTGAAATAATGGATAGACTTGAAGCATATTTCAAAGATATGCAAGACATCGAATTCACAGTTGAAAGAGGAAAACTCTACATTCTCCAAACAAGAAATGCTAAGAGAACAAGCCAGGCAGCTATAAGAATCGCTGTTGATATGGTACACGAAGGGCTTATCGACAAGAAGACAGCAGTCCTTAGAGTACAGCCGTCAGACATTGAAAGAGTCCTCCATCCAAAATTCGATGAAAATGAAAGAAAGAATGCAAAAGTTATAGCAAAGGGACTTCCAGCGTCACCAGGTGCTGCAACAGGTAAGATTTACTTCGACGCACACAAGGCTGAGAAAATGGCTGAAGCAGGAGAAAAAGTGCTGCTTGTAAGACCTGAAACAAGCCCTGAAGATGTTGGCGGTATGAACGCAGCAGAAGGCATACTCACCGCACGTGGTGGTATGACATCGCACGCGGCAGTTGTCGCAAGAGGTCTTGGTAAGCCAGCGGTAGTTGGTGCAGAGAGCATATATGTTGACGAAGAAGAAGGCTTCCTTAAAGTTGGAGATTTTGTTGTCAAAGAAGGAGAATGGCTCTCAATCGATGGTACGACTGGTGAAGTTTTCCTCGGTAAAGTGACAACAGTCAAACCACGCGGTCTTGAAGGACCAGTTGCAGAACTGCTATCATGGGCAGACGAATTCAGAAAACTCGGCGTTAGGGCAAACGCAGACGTTCCAAGAGACGCAAAGGTTGCAAGGGAATTCGGAGCAGAGGGTATCGGTTTGTGCCGAACAGAACACATGTTCTTTGAAAAGGACAGAATACCAAAGGTCAGAAGAATGATCGTTGCGAGAACAGTTGAAGAAAGAGAAGCAGCACTTGCTGAACTTCTGCCACTCCAGAAAGAAGACTTCAAAGGCCTCTTCAGAGAAATGAAGGGTTACCCGGTTACAATAAGATTGATTGACCCACCACTCCACGAATTCTTGCCACACGAAGAAGAACAGATGGCGGAAGTTGCTGCTCAGATAGGTATAAGCGTAGAAGAACTTAAGAAAGTTGTTGAACAACTCCACGAGCTCAACCCAATGCTTGGGCACAGAGGCGTGCGACTTGTCATAACATATCCTGAGATAGCTGTTATGCAGACGAAAGCAATAATTCTTGCCGCAATAGAGCTCAAGAAAGAAGAAGGAATTGACGTTGTTCCAGAAATAATGATTCCTCTTGTAGGACACATTAACGAACTTAAATACATTAAAGATGTTGTAATAAAGACCGCTGATGAACTTATCAAACAACATGGCGTTGAACTTAAATACCTTGTCGGTACGATGATTGAGGTTCCAAGAGCGGCAGTTACAGCTGATCAGATTGCTCAAGAAGCTGACTTCTTCAGCTTTGGTACAAACGACCTTACACAGATGACCTTTGGATTCAGTAGAGATGACGTTGGTAAGTTCTTGCCAGAGTACCTTGCAAAAGGTATACTCGAAGATGACCCATTCAAACACGTTGATACACAAGGCGTTGGTCAGCTCGTTAAGATGGCTACAGAGAAAGGAAAAGAAGTCAAGGAAAAACTCAAATGTGGAGTTTGTGGTGAACACGGTGGAGATCCAAAATCCATCATGTTCTTTGCCACAACAAAACTCGACTATGTCAGCGCATCACCATACAGAATTCCAGTTGCAAGACTTGCAGCTGCACAAGCAAGCATCAAATACAGAAGCTAA
- a CDS encoding M42 family metallopeptidase: MLSSFSAGSSVDVNVEDLIALCSVPGVSGREENVRNEISKLLRVENGQLKTDKIGNLLYEKFGTENHKEILIMAHMDEIGFYITSVREDGKLEVRNVGGIIEDAIQGSFVEIITRGGVIPGVIGAVPPHLKADGVNFDKVIDVGAKSKDEVLKLGIDVMDYAVFKKHYAILNNDYIAMRSLDDRFGCYTLVECSRGFSNKSKVVFAWTVQEEVGLRGAKALATNYSPDVAIAVDSFACCSKQNRHIELGKGPVIRALDNSSISDVEYVRYMISIAKDNGIPIQIGATGGGNDASVFVEKGVPMIALSVPVRYLHSQVEMISLTDLWNLIRLLKKFLEVY, encoded by the coding sequence ATGTTATCAAGCTTTTCAGCAGGTAGTTCAGTAGATGTGAATGTGGAAGATTTAATCGCACTTTGTAGCGTTCCCGGGGTATCAGGGAGAGAGGAGAATGTTAGAAACGAGATCTCAAAATTACTAAGAGTAGAAAACGGCCAGTTAAAGACAGACAAGATTGGGAATTTACTCTATGAAAAGTTTGGAACCGAAAATCATAAAGAGATACTAATTATGGCACATATGGACGAGATAGGTTTCTATATAACAAGTGTAAGAGAAGATGGAAAACTTGAAGTGAGAAATGTCGGTGGAATTATCGAAGATGCAATTCAAGGCTCGTTTGTTGAGATTATAACAAGAGGCGGTGTGATCCCCGGTGTGATTGGAGCAGTGCCACCACATCTGAAAGCGGACGGAGTCAACTTTGATAAGGTAATTGATGTTGGTGCAAAAAGCAAAGACGAAGTTTTAAAATTAGGTATCGACGTGATGGACTATGCGGTATTTAAAAAGCATTATGCTATCTTGAATAATGATTACATCGCGATGAGGAGTTTGGATGATAGATTTGGATGTTACACGTTAGTTGAATGTTCAAGAGGGTTTTCTAACAAATCAAAAGTAGTTTTTGCGTGGACCGTTCAAGAAGAAGTTGGACTAAGAGGCGCAAAAGCACTGGCAACCAATTATTCTCCCGATGTGGCAATCGCAGTCGATTCTTTTGCATGTTGTAGTAAACAGAACAGGCACATTGAACTTGGTAAAGGTCCAGTCATTAGAGCTCTTGACAACAGCTCAATTTCTGATGTTGAATATGTTCGGTATATGATCTCAATTGCAAAAGATAACGGTATTCCAATTCAAATCGGTGCTACGGGCGGTGGAAACGATGCAAGTGTGTTCGTTGAGAAAGGTGTGCCGATGATAGCGCTAAGCGTCCCAGTTAGATATTTGCATTCACAGGTTGAGATGATAAGTTTAACAGATTTGTGGAATCTTATCCGACTGTTAAAGAAGTTTTTGGAGGTGTACTGA
- a CDS encoding ribose-phosphate pyrophosphokinase has product MQITRNEMKIFSGNANRVLAEKVASYIGMRLGDITVGKFADGEINVRIEETVRGHDVFVIQPTCPPVNENLMELLIMIDAFKRASANSVAVVMPYYGYARQDRKAKGRDPITAKLVANLITVAGATRIMTVDLHAEQVQGFFDIPVDNLWSFPVFLETLNKDGLLNEDAVIVSPDVGGVKRARQIAEKVGLPLAILDKRRPKDNVAEILNIIGDVSGRTAIIVDDIVDTARSLVEGANAIKNAGASRVVACITHPVLSSGAVERIENSSIEKIYISDTIYHQSLPKKFYIVSVAPLLGEAIIRVRKNLSVSILFK; this is encoded by the coding sequence ATGCAGATAACAAGAAATGAAATGAAAATTTTCTCAGGAAATGCGAACAGAGTCTTGGCTGAAAAGGTTGCAAGTTACATTGGAATGCGACTTGGCGATATTACCGTTGGCAAATTTGCAGACGGGGAAATAAACGTAAGAATAGAAGAAACGGTCCGCGGCCACGACGTCTTTGTTATTCAACCAACATGCCCTCCAGTTAATGAGAACTTAATGGAGTTACTCATTATGATAGATGCATTTAAACGAGCGTCAGCAAACAGCGTTGCAGTCGTAATGCCTTATTACGGGTACGCAAGGCAAGACAGGAAAGCCAAAGGACGAGACCCAATCACTGCTAAACTCGTAGCCAACCTTATTACCGTTGCCGGTGCAACAAGAATAATGACCGTTGACTTGCATGCAGAACAAGTTCAGGGGTTCTTTGACATACCAGTTGACAACTTGTGGAGCTTCCCAGTTTTTCTGGAAACTTTGAATAAGGACGGCTTACTTAACGAAGATGCCGTTATAGTTTCGCCAGATGTTGGTGGTGTGAAACGTGCCAGACAGATTGCTGAGAAAGTTGGTTTACCATTGGCGATATTGGATAAGAGAAGACCAAAAGATAACGTCGCAGAAATACTCAATATTATAGGTGATGTAAGTGGAAGAACTGCTATAATTGTCGACGACATCGTTGATACTGCAAGATCTCTTGTTGAAGGTGCGAACGCAATTAAGAATGCTGGTGCAAGTAGGGTTGTTGCTTGTATAACACATCCAGTGCTTTCTTCGGGTGCTGTTGAAAGAATAGAGAATTCGAGTATTGAAAAGATTTATATTAGTGATACAATATATCATCAGAGTCTTCCGAAAAAATTCTACATTGTTTCCGTTGCACCACTTCTTGGAGAGGCTATTATACGTGTAAGAAAGAATCTATCTGTAAGCATACTTTTTAAATGA
- the pth gene encoding aminoacyl-tRNA hydrolase: MIIIGLGNPGEKYENTRHNVGFMVLDKLSKSWKRGPNYLYSDINIFGEKVRLVKPTTYMNLSGEVFKYLPHDDIIVVYDDLDLPLGRIRIRKNGSAGGHNGIKSIISFIGQDFPRIRIGIGPKPQDVDAADYVLSNFSQEEFEKLEKVMELTIEAIKSIISEGIDKAMNKYNSATV; the protein is encoded by the coding sequence ATGATAATAATAGGACTTGGAAATCCGGGTGAAAAATACGAGAATACACGTCATAATGTCGGATTCATGGTACTCGATAAATTGTCTAAATCATGGAAAAGGGGACCCAACTATCTATATTCTGATATAAACATCTTTGGCGAAAAAGTAAGACTTGTGAAACCTACAACGTACATGAACTTAAGTGGAGAGGTCTTTAAATATTTACCGCATGATGATATAATTGTGGTGTATGACGACCTTGATCTACCACTTGGGAGGATAAGGATCAGAAAGAATGGTAGTGCTGGTGGACATAACGGTATTAAATCCATAATATCGTTTATTGGTCAAGATTTTCCGAGGATAAGAATAGGAATTGGACCAAAACCACAAGATGTTGATGCAGCTGACTACGTACTCTCAAATTTCAGCCAAGAAGAATTCGAAAAATTGGAAAAAGTTATGGAACTTACGATCGAAGCCATAAAAAGTATAATCTCTGAAGGTATAGATAAGGCTATGAATAAGTATAACTCTGCAACGGTATAG
- a CDS encoding sulfite exporter TauE/SafE family protein has translation MAELLLFLAGLFAGVINVLAGGGSFLTLPVLGFYGLSTTVANGTNRIGILLQNISATWSFFRRKEIRLNDIIFVSIPTVLGAICGTLTVLSLPENVVKLSVGILFLIMSYFVLFSPKIWEEGRKSKSNRVVSFLVFFLIGIYGGYIQAGVGFFLIYALTMLEGFDIRKANAIKIFLTLLFTVFSLAIFSFKSKIELLPGLILGIGAFFGGYIGSYLNMMVTKKIIRIVVAIMMILSALNYIL, from the coding sequence ATGGCCGAGTTATTGCTTTTTCTCGCTGGCTTGTTTGCAGGTGTCATCAACGTGTTAGCAGGTGGCGGATCTTTTCTTACACTTCCTGTACTAGGATTTTATGGACTATCTACAACAGTTGCCAATGGAACAAATAGAATTGGAATACTGCTACAAAATATATCTGCTACTTGGAGTTTTTTTAGAAGAAAAGAGATTAGGCTAAATGATATTATTTTCGTTTCAATTCCAACTGTTCTTGGAGCAATATGCGGAACTTTGACAGTTCTGAGTTTACCAGAGAATGTTGTCAAATTAAGCGTTGGTATTCTATTTTTGATCATGTCATATTTTGTTTTGTTTTCTCCGAAAATATGGGAAGAAGGGCGAAAATCTAAATCAAATAGGGTTGTTAGTTTTCTTGTATTCTTTCTTATAGGGATATACGGTGGATATATCCAAGCGGGTGTTGGTTTTTTCTTGATATACGCTCTAACTATGTTAGAGGGGTTTGATATAAGGAAAGCTAACGCAATAAAGATATTCCTAACATTACTTTTTACTGTGTTCTCATTGGCTATTTTCTCTTTTAAGAGCAAGATTGAATTATTACCGGGGTTAATCTTAGGAATTGGGGCATTCTTTGGAGGATATATAGGTTCTTATTTGAATATGATGGTAACAAAGAAAATAATAAGGATTGTCGTCGCAATAATGATGATTCTATCAGCTCTCAACTATATTTTATGA
- a CDS encoding beta-ketoacyl-ACP reductase, whose amino-acid sequence MGKLDGKVAIVTGASGGIGRAIAKELSDEGAVVIGFNYAPTGADNEYVVDITDRKSVENAVHDVIQKFGRIDMLINNAGITKDNLTYRMSYEDWDSVINTNLTGAFNLVKSCIRDIVKNQGVIINVSSVVGLEGNIGQANYSASKAGLIGLTKSLAKEFGRKNVRVNAIAPGFIETPMTEKLPEEIKKAAIEKISMRRFGKPEEVAKVVRFLVAEATYINGQVIVIDGGMEL is encoded by the coding sequence ATGGGAAAGCTTGATGGAAAAGTTGCTATAGTGACGGGGGCATCTGGCGGGATAGGTAGGGCAATTGCTAAGGAACTATCAGACGAAGGCGCTGTGGTGATTGGTTTCAACTACGCTCCAACAGGCGCTGATAATGAGTATGTTGTTGATATAACGGACCGAAAAAGTGTTGAAAATGCGGTCCATGATGTGATTCAGAAGTTCGGAAGGATTGATATGTTAATCAACAACGCTGGTATTACTAAGGATAATCTTACTTATAGAATGAGCTATGAAGACTGGGATAGCGTCATCAACACAAACCTGACTGGTGCTTTCAACTTGGTTAAATCATGCATAAGAGATATCGTTAAAAATCAAGGAGTTATTATCAACGTTTCGTCAGTAGTTGGACTGGAAGGTAATATAGGTCAAGCAAACTATTCAGCATCTAAAGCGGGACTGATTGGGCTGACAAAATCTCTGGCTAAAGAATTTGGAAGAAAGAACGTCCGGGTTAATGCAATAGCACCAGGATTCATTGAGACTCCAATGACCGAGAAATTACCAGAAGAGATAAAAAAAGCAGCGATAGAGAAGATATCGATGAGAAGATTTGGAAAACCGGAAGAAGTCGCAAAAGTAGTTAGATTTCTTGTTGCAGAAGCAACATATATAAATGGTCAAGTAATAGTGATTGATGGCGGTATGGAATTGTAA
- a CDS encoding 50S ribosomal protein L25, whose protein sequence is MEHVVNAQLRSVVGKKRAVRRLRAQGVIPAIAYGPGVEKPLNLTLKKADFMKLFKEVSESTPLTLVVNDESGKEVLKHMAFIKMVQYDKVTDEVKHIDFYIPEAHHKMKINVPVHFIGKAIGVEKGGILEVVHHEVVVEALPDRIPEVIEIDVANLGLGESIRVKDVKLPEGVKIDMEPEDVLVTVVVPRGLEVEETTATTESVEPEVLKKGKKEEEE, encoded by the coding sequence ATGGAGCACGTAGTTAACGCGCAGCTTAGGTCGGTAGTAGGAAAAAAGCGCGCAGTCAGAAGATTGAGAGCACAGGGCGTCATTCCAGCGATAGCCTACGGTCCTGGAGTTGAAAAACCATTGAACTTGACGCTCAAGAAGGCTGATTTTATGAAACTTTTTAAAGAAGTTTCCGAATCAACACCTCTCACACTTGTTGTGAATGACGAGAGCGGAAAAGAAGTATTGAAGCACATGGCATTCATTAAAATGGTACAGTACGACAAAGTAACTGATGAAGTTAAACATATCGACTTTTACATTCCAGAAGCTCACCACAAAATGAAAATCAACGTTCCAGTACACTTCATTGGCAAGGCTATTGGTGTTGAAAAAGGTGGAATACTGGAAGTTGTACACCACGAAGTTGTTGTTGAAGCACTCCCAGACAGAATTCCAGAAGTTATAGAAATCGATGTTGCTAACCTTGGCCTTGGTGAAAGTATAAGAGTAAAAGACGTAAAACTTCCGGAAGGCGTTAAAATTGATATGGAACCAGAAGATGTTCTTGTTACAGTAGTAGTTCCAAGAGGTCTTGAAGTTGAGGAAACAACAGCAACAACAGAAAGTGTAGAACCAGAAGTGCTGAAGAAAGGTAAGAAGGAAGAGGAAGAATAA
- a CDS encoding UvrB/UvrC motif-containing protein, translating to MIDVMTNEKDVKCTRCGSRAQISQKVYVDGTYKIISYCKKCVSEIFSFESEKFTRAGIQTIVSHKKLMEESPAKNKKFEFSLEFLYSEQPSTIQLTMFPRDANLYGKIVSDIEGRRLTLLEHKLSKAIRKEDYEKAKKLKKMIDEINRKLKQQPW from the coding sequence GTGATAGATGTTATGACTAATGAAAAAGACGTTAAGTGTACAAGGTGTGGAAGTAGAGCACAAATTTCACAGAAGGTATACGTAGATGGTACTTACAAGATAATATCTTACTGCAAGAAGTGTGTAAGTGAAATTTTCTCATTTGAAAGTGAGAAATTCACTCGAGCGGGGATTCAAACGATTGTCTCTCACAAAAAGCTCATGGAAGAATCCCCCGCGAAAAACAAGAAATTCGAATTTTCGTTAGAATTCCTTTATTCAGAGCAACCGAGTACAATCCAGCTAACTATGTTTCCAAGAGATGCTAACTTGTATGGAAAAATTGTATCTGATATAGAAGGCAGAAGGTTGACTTTACTTGAGCATAAATTAAGCAAAGCTATCAGAAAAGAAGATTATGAGAAAGCGAAAAAGCTCAAAAAAATGATAGATGAAATAAACAGAAAATTAAAGCAACAGCCCTGGTGA
- the glmU gene encoding bifunctional UDP-N-acetylglucosamine diphosphorylase/glucosamine-1-phosphate N-acetyltransferase GlmU: protein MKVLILAAGLGKRMKSKYPKVVHKILGKPMINWVIDLGKRFGEVGVVVGHKAEIVKGYLPMDVRTYLQEHQLGTGHAVMCAREFIDENDDVLILYGDVPLLKSETIEKLNEIHKSRNADVTVLSFIADDPTGYGRIIRQDGRIRIVEHKDASESEKEIKEVNSGIYIFKGNFLLANLDRLNNNNAQGEYYLTDLVGLAQNAEALILDDPIQVSGVNDRIQLAQLESIAKERILNELMLSGVTIVDPQSTFISPDVVIGMDTVVHPFTIIEGKTTIGEDCEIGPYTRIIDSEIGNKVKVMRSELEGVKIENNVSVGPFARLREGTVLKENVKIGNFVETKKSIIGKNSKAQHLTYLGDATVGEDVNVGAGTITCNYDGYKKYPTHIKDKAFIGSNSSLVAPVTIGSGAIVGAGSVITEDVPDDSLALGRARQTIKEGWAKQKREAMENADNKK, encoded by the coding sequence ATGAAGGTTCTCATACTTGCCGCTGGTCTAGGAAAAAGAATGAAGTCTAAGTACCCAAAGGTTGTTCACAAAATCCTCGGAAAACCGATGATAAATTGGGTTATTGACCTTGGAAAGAGATTTGGTGAAGTCGGTGTTGTTGTTGGTCACAAAGCAGAAATCGTTAAAGGATACTTACCGATGGATGTGCGAACATATCTTCAAGAACATCAGCTTGGCACAGGACACGCAGTAATGTGTGCAAGGGAATTTATAGACGAAAATGATGATGTGTTAATTTTATACGGTGACGTGCCTCTTCTCAAGAGTGAAACGATAGAAAAGTTGAACGAAATACATAAGAGTAGAAATGCTGATGTTACTGTACTTTCATTTATCGCTGACGACCCAACTGGGTACGGTAGAATAATCAGACAGGATGGAAGGATAAGGATTGTTGAGCACAAAGATGCTTCGGAAAGCGAAAAAGAGATAAAAGAAGTAAACAGCGGCATATATATATTCAAAGGAAACTTTCTTTTAGCAAATTTGGATAGACTGAACAATAACAATGCACAGGGTGAATACTATCTAACTGATCTTGTAGGTTTGGCTCAAAATGCCGAGGCTTTAATCTTAGATGACCCAATCCAAGTTTCAGGCGTAAACGACAGAATCCAGCTCGCCCAGCTTGAAAGTATAGCAAAAGAGAGAATTCTCAACGAATTGATGCTCTCGGGTGTTACGATCGTTGATCCGCAATCGACGTTCATAAGTCCTGATGTAGTGATAGGTATGGACACTGTTGTCCATCCATTTACCATTATAGAAGGCAAGACAACAATAGGTGAAGATTGTGAAATAGGTCCATACACGAGAATTATCGATTCGGAAATAGGAAATAAAGTGAAAGTTATGAGATCCGAACTTGAAGGTGTGAAGATAGAAAACAACGTCTCGGTCGGGCCATTTGCCCGATTGAGAGAAGGAACTGTGCTTAAAGAAAATGTGAAGATAGGTAATTTCGTTGAAACGAAGAAATCCATAATCGGCAAGAATTCAAAGGCGCAACACCTGACATACCTCGGTGACGCAACTGTTGGAGAAGACGTAAATGTTGGGGCTGGTACAATAACTTGCAACTACGATGGATATAAAAAGTATCCGACACATATAAAGGATAAAGCGTTTATTGGTAGCAATTCATCACTCGTTGCGCCTGTCACAATTGGTTCAGGGGCAATCGTTGGTGCTGGATCTGTTATCACTGAGGATGTTCCTGACGATTCATTAGCACTTGGAAGAGCGAGACAGACAATCAAGGAAGGTTGGGCAAAACAAAAGAGGGAGGCTATGGAGAATGCAGATAACAAGAAATGA